In Lachnospiraceae bacterium, one DNA window encodes the following:
- the ltrA gene encoding group II intron reverse transcriptase/maturase — MDKLYEESCKGKSFHNLMHLITSENNILLAFRNIKNNKGSMTKGTDGKTITQYKGWSEEQFVKYFQNKFANYHPKSVRRTEIPKVGQPGKMRPLGIPCMDDRIIQQCIIQVLEPICEARFHAHSYGFRPNRSASHAIARAQSLMNVSKLHYVVDVDIKGFFDNVNHGKLLKQMWAMGIRDKSLICIIGKILKSEIKGIGRPDKGTPQGGIISPLLSNIVLNELDWWLSDQWETKSTRYPYTHSHKYEALKKSNLKEFFFVRYADDFKILCRDYKTAKKIFIAVKEWLWERLGLEISPEKSKITNVRKKKTDFLGFALYVTKKGKKYVSKSNISEKAKKTMKTKLKEQIKVIQHDTSPHQVSQLNSMILGMHNYYNSATGCSRDFREINFVVSKSLKHRLRVKTKKVKRIKNNKSLLPEKVPKSKTYQKFYGSYNGKPKVVAGVHIFPIYGCRFVSPRMFTREVNKYTPQGRQLIHKNLSTVQHLIQYLLEAKDYGKSVEYNDNRISLMAGQNGKCAITGEPLCIFDMECHHKKPQKLGGTDEYKNLMWVKADVHKLIHATEADTIAKYLDILKLDDKALKKVNSLRLSAGNLEIVANAN; from the coding sequence ATGGATAAGCTATATGAAGAATCCTGCAAAGGAAAATCATTCCATAATCTAATGCACCTTATTACCAGTGAGAACAACATACTTTTAGCGTTCAGAAATATCAAAAACAACAAAGGCTCAATGACTAAGGGAACAGACGGCAAAACAATTACACAGTATAAAGGGTGGTCGGAAGAACAGTTTGTCAAATACTTTCAAAATAAATTTGCAAACTATCACCCCAAAAGTGTTCGCAGAACAGAAATTCCAAAGGTCGGACAGCCTGGTAAAATGCGTCCGTTAGGTATTCCCTGTATGGACGACAGGATTATACAGCAATGTATTATCCAAGTATTAGAACCGATATGTGAAGCAAGGTTTCATGCTCACAGTTATGGTTTTAGACCAAATAGGTCGGCAAGCCATGCCATTGCAAGGGCACAATCTCTGATGAATGTCAGCAAGCTGCACTATGTTGTAGATGTTGATATAAAGGGATTCTTTGACAATGTAAACCATGGCAAGCTGCTCAAGCAAATGTGGGCAATGGGCATACGGGACAAAAGTCTCATCTGCATAATCGGCAAAATACTGAAATCTGAGATTAAGGGAATTGGCAGACCAGATAAAGGAACGCCACAGGGCGGTATCATCAGCCCGTTGCTCTCAAACATTGTTCTGAACGAACTCGATTGGTGGTTGAGTGACCAATGGGAAACCAAAAGCACAAGATATCCCTATACGCACAGTCACAAATATGAAGCCTTGAAAAAGTCCAACCTCAAAGAATTTTTCTTCGTGCGTTACGCCGATGATTTTAAGATTCTCTGTAGAGATTACAAAACAGCAAAAAAGATATTCATTGCTGTAAAAGAATGGCTTTGGGAAAGACTGGGGCTTGAAATCAGTCCGGAAAAATCCAAAATCACAAATGTTCGCAAAAAGAAAACGGATTTTCTTGGCTTTGCATTGTATGTGACGAAAAAGGGTAAGAAGTATGTGTCTAAAAGTAATATTTCGGAAAAAGCGAAAAAGACAATGAAAACCAAGCTCAAAGAGCAAATCAAAGTAATTCAGCACGATACATCACCCCACCAAGTAAGCCAGCTTAATTCAATGATTCTTGGTATGCACAATTATTATAATTCCGCTACAGGGTGCAGTCGTGATTTTCGAGAAATCAATTTCGTTGTCAGCAAGAGCCTGAAGCATAGGCTTAGAGTGAAAACCAAAAAGGTTAAGCGAATTAAAAATAATAAATCGCTATTGCCTGAAAAAGTGCCAAAATCCAAAACGTATCAGAAATTCTATGGTAGTTATAACGGAAAGCCGAAAGTCGTGGCAGGTGTACATATCTTCCCGATTTATGGCTGTAGGTTTGTTTCTCCGAGAATGTTCACACGAGAGGTTAATAAATATACTCCACAAGGCAGACAGCTTATACACAAAAATCTGTCTACCGTTCAACACTTAATTCAGTATCTTTTGGAAGCAAAAGATTACGGAAAATCTGTGGAATACAATGATAATCGTATTTCACTTATGGCAGGACAAAATGGAAAATGTGCAATAACAGGAGAACCACTCTGTATATTTGACATGGAATGTCATCATAAAAAGCCCCAAAAGCTAGGTGGTACGGACGAATATAAAAACCTCATGTGGGTAAAAGCGGATGTACATAAACTTATCCATGCTACAGAAGCAGATACGATTGCAAAATATCTTGATATTCTCAAACTTGATGACAAGGCACTGAAAAAGGTTAATTCTTTAAGACTATCAGCAGGAAATTTAGAAATAGTAGCTAACGCAAACTAG
- a CDS encoding peptidoglycan DD-metalloendopeptidase family protein: protein MAHDREFQRRRKDTRMPVRDSHGEDQPAARQTEQDFDLRRARDTPSSVNGKTHRQDIPVQTEFSHLSPETPASLLEQGEAYATALDGFSEHFETPDATRTAPPIQDNVRSNFRQEASRRSFVTEDVTDHDTGKYAPSSEGSAPPNGTDRSGQEHRYRTHQHGNKYQQRFQEAAQAEEQAAQKEKGMDSEPPKTSKLEFTADELPLETKDKKLTHARRKAERTAQKAEQAQNRLPARKKLRMETVSDPETGKAKKHLKFEKEVKSQKVHVKGPVPLRPVKAGANTAIGYAHKKIYEAEDENVGIKAAHRSELVGEAGLRTAYHRHKTAPYRKAAKLQQKSAKANARLAYRQALSDHPELKKHAIARIWQKQKLKRQYAKAAREAGKQAKNAAVATERVSVGIVHAVKRHPVICLVLLLLLLVIFLITSLFSTFSNIGTGGLGSLAASTYLADDQDINQAELTYTEWETDLQMEIDRVESDRPGYDEYRYNLGAIEHDPYVLMGYLTSAYQGFTYDEVESVLRQLFQEQYTLSFSEETEIRYRTETSVDPETGEETQEEVPYEWRILNVKLTVTPLENLVVSRMNADQKEICEILLQTKGNRQYVKNVFGTNWLPYVTSYYGYRVHPISGEKNYHTGVDIGMPEGTEILAGHDGTVTLAGNAGGYGLCVAIEGEAYEGHTLTTKYGHCSQILVSAGQEVKAGDVIAKVGNTGNSTGAHLHLEVLVDGQYLNPLYFADTGDTSERHLPEVGSGGTGNYFDYDIPPEALADEQFAAMMAEAEKYLGYPYVWGGASPSTSFDCSGYVSWVINNCGVGWNFGRLTADGLLGVCTPVSSADAKPGDLIFFQGTYNTSGASHVGIYVGNGMMIHCGDPISYANINTSYWQQHFYTFGRLP from the coding sequence ATGGCACACGACAGGGAATTTCAAAGGAGGCGCAAAGATACCCGGATGCCGGTGCGTGATTCCCACGGGGAGGATCAACCGGCAGCCAGGCAGACCGAACAGGATTTTGACCTGCGCAGGGCACGGGACACCCCTTCTTCTGTCAACGGCAAGACACACAGGCAGGACATCCCTGTACAGACGGAATTTTCCCATCTGTCACCGGAAACACCGGCGTCCTTGCTGGAACAGGGCGAAGCGTATGCAACCGCTTTGGATGGTTTTTCGGAACACTTTGAGACACCGGATGCTACCAGGACAGCGCCCCCGATACAGGACAACGTGCGAAGCAATTTCCGGCAGGAGGCTTCCAGGCGTTCTTTTGTAACAGAGGATGTGACAGACCATGATACCGGAAAATATGCTCCTTCTTCCGAAGGCTCAGCCCCACCGAACGGCACAGACAGATCCGGTCAGGAACACCGTTACCGGACACACCAGCATGGGAACAAATATCAGCAGCGTTTTCAGGAAGCGGCACAGGCGGAGGAACAGGCAGCGCAGAAGGAAAAGGGTATGGATAGCGAACCGCCGAAAACATCCAAGCTGGAATTTACTGCGGATGAACTACCGCTGGAGACAAAGGATAAAAAGCTCACCCATGCAAGACGGAAGGCGGAACGGACTGCACAAAAAGCAGAGCAGGCGCAAAATCGTCTACCTGCCCGGAAGAAACTGCGCATGGAGACGGTTTCCGACCCGGAGACCGGAAAAGCCAAAAAACACTTAAAATTTGAAAAGGAGGTCAAATCCCAAAAGGTCCATGTAAAAGGACCTGTACCCCTGCGTCCGGTCAAGGCGGGCGCCAATACTGCCATTGGTTACGCTCATAAAAAGATTTATGAGGCAGAGGATGAAAATGTGGGCATCAAGGCAGCCCACCGCTCTGAACTTGTGGGCGAGGCAGGGCTTCGCACGGCATATCACCGGCATAAAACTGCCCCCTACCGAAAGGCAGCGAAATTACAGCAAAAATCAGCAAAAGCAAACGCAAGACTTGCTTACCGGCAGGCTCTTAGCGACCACCCGGAGCTGAAGAAACATGCGATTGCCCGGATATGGCAGAAACAAAAACTGAAAAGGCAGTATGCCAAGGCTGCCCGTGAAGCCGGGAAACAGGCAAAAAATGCCGCAGTCGCAACAGAGAGGGTCAGCGTCGGTATTGTCCATGCGGTCAAACGGCACCCTGTAATCTGCCTTGTCCTCCTGCTTCTCCTTTTGGTAATTTTCCTGATCACATCCCTGTTTTCCACGTTCTCCAATATCGGGACCGGCGGTTTGGGAAGTCTGGCTGCTTCTACCTATCTTGCAGATGATCAGGACATCAACCAGGCGGAGCTTACCTATACCGAATGGGAAACGGATCTGCAAATGGAAATAGACCGGGTGGAATCAGACCGCCCCGGCTATGACGAATACCGGTATAACCTGGGCGCAATCGAGCATGACCCGTATGTGCTGATGGGGTATCTGACTTCTGCTTATCAGGGATTTACTTACGATGAAGTGGAAAGCGTGCTGCGGCAGCTTTTCCAGGAACAATATACCCTGTCCTTTTCAGAAGAAACCGAGATCCGTTACCGCACCGAAACTTCCGTTGATCCGGAAACCGGGGAAGAAACCCAGGAGGAAGTGCCTTATGAATGGCGCATCTTAAATGTCAAGCTCACAGTCACACCTCTAGAAAACCTGGTCGTTTCCCGGATGAACGCAGACCAGAAAGAGATCTGCGAGATCCTGCTGCAGACAAAAGGAAACCGCCAGTATGTCAAAAATGTCTTTGGCACCAACTGGCTCCCTTATGTGACCAGTTATTACGGCTACCGGGTACATCCCATCAGTGGGGAAAAGAACTATCACACCGGTGTGGACATCGGGATGCCGGAGGGCACAGAGATCCTTGCCGGGCATGACGGAACGGTCACCCTTGCGGGAAATGCCGGCGGTTATGGCTTGTGTGTCGCTATTGAAGGCGAGGCATACGAAGGACATACCCTGACGACCAAATACGGGCACTGTTCCCAGATCCTTGTTTCTGCCGGGCAGGAGGTCAAAGCCGGGGATGTGATTGCAAAGGTCGGGAATACCGGAAATTCTACCGGGGCCCACCTGCACTTAGAAGTCCTGGTTGACGGCCAGTATTTGAATCCCCTGTATTTTGCCGATACCGGCGATACCAGCGAACGGCACCTGCCGGAAGTTGGTTCAGGCGGCACAGGAAACTACTTCGATTATGATATTCCACCGGAAGCCCTTGCGGATGAACAGTTTGCCGCAATGATGGCCGAGGCGGAAAAATATCTTGGCTATCCGTATGTATGGGGAGGCGCAAGCCCTTCCACTTCCTTTGACTGTTCCGGCTATGTGTCCTGGGTGATCAACAACTGCGGCGTTGGCTGGAATTTCGGAAGGCTGACCGCGGATGGTCTTTTAGGTGTATGTACGCCGGTATCAAGTGCGGATGCAAAACCGGGCGACCTGATCTTCTTCCAGGGGACCTACAACACCAGCGGCGCAAGCCATGTAGGGATCTATGTGGGAAATGGAATGATGATCCACTGTGGAGACCCGATTTCTTATGCAAACATCAATACAAGCTACTGGCAGCAGCATTTTTATACATTTGGGCGTCTGCCTTAA
- a CDS encoding DUF4315 family protein → MNPKIEKLEKEIEKTKTKIAEMQAKLHKLEEQKTELENTDYVAVARSFKLTPQQLADFLKSQQAAPSETVLPQEKEDVHEA, encoded by the coding sequence TTGAATCCTAAAATTGAAAAACTGGAAAAGGAAATTGAAAAGACCAAAACAAAGATTGCGGAAATGCAGGCAAAGCTCCATAAGCTGGAGGAACAGAAAACAGAGCTGGAAAATACCGATTATGTAGCGGTGGCGCGCAGTTTCAAACTGACGCCCCAGCAGCTTGCGGATTTTTTGAAATCACAGCAGGCAGCCCCTTCGGAAACTGTTTTACCGCAGGAGAAGGAGGATGTGCATGAGGCTTAA
- a CDS encoding DUF4366 domain-containing protein, whose translation MRLKKLSLLLALTLLVSVSALPVTAHAGGSKDTTPPTLTASMEGDALKIESSDDLSGVEAVFVDENRINSLTDGKASVALKDYAGTEKQVSIYAKDYAGNRSDVVKLDNPYYKEPAPEKKPATTAPQSPSGTQTKPPKEEKPSGSNAATPSGGGNSSGSDNSTGQQENISAIPEGAFTPEGTGTVQDNISGTDGEKQFYTITTDAGNVFYLVIDGKREDNNVYFLNGVTESDLMALAEKNNGSMSMIPQEESCNCTEKCEAGKVNTGCPVCKNDLNGCKGKEKPAETEKPAEPEKPKKETGSVGTILFILAALLAVGGIGYYVKIVRPKQQAEDDAEFEDDGYGEGFDPDEAYGEPEYLSEDDFDDKDSK comes from the coding sequence ATGAGGCTTAAAAAACTTTCCCTGCTGCTGGCGCTTACGCTTCTTGTAAGTGTCAGCGCATTACCTGTAACGGCTCATGCCGGCGGTTCCAAAGACACCACACCGCCAACGCTGACTGCTTCCATGGAGGGCGATGCCCTGAAAATAGAAAGCAGTGACGATCTATCCGGCGTGGAGGCGGTCTTTGTTGATGAAAACCGTATCAACTCCCTCACCGACGGGAAAGCGTCGGTCGCACTGAAAGATTATGCCGGAACAGAAAAACAGGTAAGCATATACGCAAAAGATTATGCCGGCAACCGTTCTGATGTGGTAAAGCTGGATAATCCGTATTACAAAGAACCGGCTCCTGAAAAGAAACCTGCTACGACAGCACCCCAGAGTCCGTCCGGTACACAGACAAAACCGCCTAAGGAAGAAAAACCTTCCGGCTCAAACGCTGCAACCCCTTCCGGCGGCGGAAATTCTTCCGGTTCAGATAACAGTACCGGACAGCAGGAAAATATTTCTGCGATCCCGGAAGGTGCATTTACCCCGGAAGGCACCGGAACGGTACAGGACAACATCAGCGGTACGGATGGGGAAAAACAGTTTTACACCATCACTACGGACGCGGGCAATGTCTTTTATCTGGTGATCGACGGGAAACGGGAAGATAACAATGTCTACTTCTTAAACGGCGTCACAGAGTCCGACCTGATGGCACTTGCAGAAAAGAACAATGGCAGCATGAGCATGATCCCCCAGGAAGAAAGCTGTAACTGCACAGAAAAATGTGAGGCAGGAAAGGTTAATACCGGCTGTCCGGTCTGCAAAAATGACTTAAATGGCTGCAAAGGAAAAGAAAAGCCGGCGGAAACTGAAAAACCGGCAGAACCGGAAAAGCCGAAGAAAGAAACCGGCAGCGTCGGCACGATCCTGTTTATCCTTGCTGCCTTACTTGCGGTCGGCGGGATCGGTTACTATGTAAAAATCGTGCGTCCGAAACAGCAGGCCGAGGACGATGCGGAATTTGAGGATGACGGTTATGGCGAAGGCTTTGACCCGGATGAGGCATACGGGGAACCGGAATATCTTTCCGAGGATGATTTTGACGACAAGGACAGCAAATAA
- the tnpA gene encoding IS200/IS605 family transposase: MAKKENSLAHMKWMCKYHIVFTPKYRRKIIYNQYKADIRDIIKQLCSYKGVEIIEGHLMPDHIHMLVSIPPKISVSSFMGYLKGKSALMIFDKHANLKYKFGNRHFWAEGYYVSTVGLNEATIKKYIQEQEKHDIAMDKLSVKEYEDPFKG, encoded by the coding sequence ATGGCGAAGAAAGAAAATTCACTTGCGCATATGAAATGGATGTGCAAATATCATATCGTCTTCACACCTAAGTATAGACGAAAAATAATTTACAATCAATACAAAGCGGATATAAGAGATATTATAAAACAATTGTGTAGTTATAAAGGTGTTGAAATTATTGAGGGTCATCTAATGCCAGATCATATCCATATGTTAGTAAGTATTCCGCCAAAGATAAGTGTATCATCATTCATGGGATATTTAAAAGGGAAAAGTGCGCTTATGATATTCGATAAACACGCAAATTTAAAGTATAAATTTGGAAATCGTCATTTCTGGGCAGAAGGATATTATGTTAGCACAGTAGGATTAAATGAGGCTACAATAAAAAAATATATCCAAGAGCAGGAAAAGCATGATATAGCAATGGATAAGCTAAGTGTAAAGGAATATGAAGACCCTTTTAAGGGTTAA